Within Actinomycetes bacterium, the genomic segment CATCACCTGCTCGACCGCTGCCGCAGAAGCTGTTGATAAATGGATCCGGTCAGAGTCGTATTCCGTCAACCCTGCGGCAAGTCCAGCAACGGTAGTCACGGTTCCCGCCAACCCGACCAACGATTCAGCCCCCCGCAGCGGCACCGACTGCTCCACCTGATCAAGGAGCCGGTCAACTTCAGCCCGAATGGCGGCCAGTTCGGCAGAACTCATTGGATCGGTGCGAGCGAACCGCTCGGTGAACCGCACACAACCCATGTCGACGCTCACCGCAGACTCCGGGTGGCCCGCACCGCGGATGAACTCTGTCGATCCGCCACCGATGTCAAAGACCAGCGCTGGACTCGGCAAACCGCTGCCCCTCATCGCACCAGCGAAGGACAGTTGCGCTTCTTCTTCACCGGTGACGACCTCGGGTGCCACACCCAGAATGTGCTGCACACCAGCAGCAAACTCAGCGGCATTATTGGCATCCCGAGACGCGGAGGTGGCCACAAACCGGACCCGTTGCGCCTCGAACTCATCGATGAC encodes:
- a CDS encoding Ppx/GppA family phosphatase, with the translated sequence MTAASTRVAGIDCGTNSIRLLVADIGPDFVELDRRMQIIRLGEGVDRTGSLSSAALERAFTACREYAAVIDEFEAQRVRFVATSASRDANNAAEFAAGVQHILGVAPEVVTGEEEAQLSFAGAMRGSGLPSPALVFDIGGGSTEFIRGAGHPESAVSVDMGCVRFTERFARTDPMSSAELAAIRAEVDRLLDQVEQSVPLRGAESLVGLAGTVTTVAGLAAGLTEYDSDRIHLSTASAAAVEQVMTELVGMSAAQRAELGIMHPGRVDVIATGAVILDQIVKRSGANEVTASEHDILDGIAWSLAATV